From a region of the Brockia lithotrophica genome:
- the nth gene encoding endonuclease III, whose amino-acid sequence MSERGKVKGRVKLRTSSRPLRAYRVPVREIVQGLLDLYPGARCELVYRNPYELLVATVLSAQTTDAKVNAVTPELFRRYPDARALSEASPEDLYPILRTLGLYRIKAERLVALARELVERHGGEVPADVEALTALPGVGRKTANVVVANAFAIPAFAVDTHIRRVARRLGLTTSSKPETVEREITRIVPKRFWITLHHALIWHGRRMCHARSPKCHICPLRSVCRAWRSGEVRPARGTADPGTP is encoded by the coding sequence ATGAGCGAGAGGGGCAAGGTCAAAGGGCGCGTAAAGCTTCGCACGTCTTCTCGACCCCTGCGCGCCTACCGCGTCCCCGTCCGTGAGATCGTACAGGGGCTTCTCGACCTCTACCCCGGCGCGCGTTGCGAGCTCGTCTACCGCAATCCTTACGAACTCCTCGTAGCCACGGTGCTTTCCGCCCAGACGACGGACGCCAAGGTGAACGCCGTAACCCCCGAACTCTTCCGTCGCTATCCCGACGCCCGCGCGCTGTCCGAAGCTTCCCCGGAAGACCTCTACCCCATTCTCCGTACGCTCGGCCTCTACCGGATTAAGGCCGAACGACTTGTTGCCTTGGCCCGGGAACTCGTAGAACGCCACGGAGGGGAGGTCCCCGCGGACGTCGAAGCCCTCACGGCCCTTCCCGGAGTGGGGCGCAAGACGGCCAACGTGGTGGTGGCAAATGCCTTCGCGATCCCGGCCTTTGCCGTGGACACCCACATCCGCCGCGTTGCCCGCCGTTTGGGGCTCACGACTTCTTCGAAGCCCGAAACCGTCGAACGGGAGATCACGCGAATCGTCCCCAAGCGCTTTTGGATCACCCTCCACCACGCGTTGATCTGGCACGGGCGCAGGATGTGCCACGCGAGATCCCCAAAGTGCCACATTTGTCCTCTCCGTTCGGTGTGCCGTGCCTGGCGAAGCGGTGAGGTCCGACCGGCCCGAGGTACGGCCGATCCTGGGACTCCGTAG
- a CDS encoding peroxiredoxin, with amino-acid sequence MPKLEAGMEAPTFRLRDQEGRERTLEEFRGRYLVLYIYPKDFTSGCTREAEAFRDRYADFRACGAEVLGLSPDSVESHAKFAAKLGLPFSLLSDPERTVIDAYGALQEKVSYGKRRLGVVRSTFLIDPAGRIVRAWTNVRVDGHVERVLEALDAHVSSSGEAK; translated from the coding sequence ATGCCCAAGCTCGAGGCCGGGATGGAAGCTCCCACCTTTCGCCTACGGGATCAAGAAGGTCGGGAGCGGACGTTGGAAGAGTTCCGCGGCCGTTACCTCGTCCTCTACATCTACCCCAAGGACTTCACTTCCGGCTGCACGCGCGAAGCGGAGGCGTTCCGCGACCGATACGCGGACTTCCGCGCCTGCGGCGCCGAAGTCCTCGGCCTTTCCCCGGATAGCGTCGAGAGCCACGCGAAGTTTGCCGCCAAGCTCGGCCTTCCCTTTTCCTTGTTGTCCGATCCCGAGCGCACCGTGATTGACGCGTACGGCGCCCTTCAGGAAAAGGTATCTTACGGGAAGCGCCGCCTCGGTGTCGTGCGAAGCACCTTCCTCATTGATCCCGCGGGCCGCATCGTGCGTGCTTGGACGAACGTGCGCGTCGATGGCCACGTCGAACGCGTACTAGAGGCCCTCGACGCCCACGTATCCTCCTCGGGGGAAGCAAAATGA